CCCGGTGAACAACAAAGGCGAGCACGTCTGCGATATTCACGGTGCGATCGAGCTGATCGCCAAGATGACCACGATCTTGGCATCGTGGGATCGCATTCGCCGCGGGCTCGAACCGGTCGAACCGCGCGCCGATCTCTCCCACGCCGCCAATTTCCTCTACATGCGCACCGGCAAGATGCCGGCTCAAATCGAAGAGGCGGCGGTCAACACGTATCTGGTGCTGCTGGCCGACCACTCGTACAACGCCTCGACGTTCGCGGCCCGCGTGACCGCGTCGACGCGCGCCGACCTCTACGCGTCGGTTACCTCGGCGCTCGCCACCCTCAACGGCGATCTCCACGGCGGCGCCGCCAGCGCCTCGTACAACAATTTGGTTGCGATCGGGTCGCCCGCTCGCGCCGAGGCGTTCGTTCGCGACGAACTGGCCAAAGGCAATCGCATCATGGGGATGGGGCATCGCGAGTATCGCGTGCGCGATCCGCGCGCGCGCCATCTCGAAGCGATCGCGCAGAAGCTCAGCAACTATCGCGGCGATACGAATTGGTACGCGATCGCGCGCTCGCTCGAAGACGCGAGCAACAAAGTACTGCAAGAGGCCAAGCCGGATCGCAAGATCTACGCGAACGTCGATTTCTACACGGCTCCGGTGCTGGCGGATCTCGGGTTGCCGGGCGATGAGTTCACGTGTCTCTTTGCGTGCGGCCGCGTCGCCGGCTGGGGCGCGCATGCGCTCGAACAATTACACGATAATCGTCTGATTCGGCCGCAAGCTGCCTACACCGGCCCGCCGCCCGGGCCGTTCATTCCAATCGAGCAGCGCTCCGCAGCGCTGGCCGGGGCGTAAACGGTGCCCGGCGGGGGGCGCGTCGGCGCGGTCTCCCGCGCCACGAGCGAAACGACGATCGAGCTTGCAATCGATCTTGACGGCGGCGCCGTCGAGGTCGCTTCGAGCGTCGATTTTCTCGATCATATGCTCGCGGCGTTTGCGAAGCACTCCGGCTGCGGGCTGCGCGTGAGCGCGACCGGCGACGGCATGGACAACCATCACGTGATCGAGGATGTCGGCATCGCGCTCGGCAAGGCCATCCATCAGGCGCTCGGAGAGAAGCGCGGAATCGAGCGGTTCGGGTCGGTGATGGTGCCGCTCGATGAGGCGCTCATCGCCGCCAGCGTCGATATTTCGGGCCGGCCGTATCTGAATTTCCAGGTGCAGTTTCTGCGCGAGGATTTGGGCGCGCTGCCCACCGAGATGATCGGCGAATTCTTTCGCGCGGTCACCGATAACGCGAAAATCACGCTCCATCTGGTGCAGATGAACGGGCACGTCGCGCACCACGTGTGCGAGGCGACGTTCAAAGCATTCGCGCGCGCTTTCGCGCAGGCCAAGCGCGTTGGCTCTTCGGCCGATGTCCCATCGACCAAGGGCGTTATCGAGTAGCATTTGCGTGCCTCGGAAGTAGTCGTCATCGATTATGGCGGCGGAAACCTCGGGTCGTTGCTGGCCGCGCTCGAACGCGAAGGTGTCGACTACACCGTAAGCGGCGACGCCGCGGTCGTGCGCGCGGCGCGCGCGACGATGTTTCCCGGCGACGGCGCGTTCGGTGCGACGATGGCGGCTCTACACGAGCGCGGCCTCGACGATGCGATTCGTGGTTCGATCGAGGACGAACGCCCGTTTCTGGGGATCTGCGTCGGCATGCAGATTCTCTTCGAGCGTTCGCTGGAGTTCGGTACGGTGGATGGTTTGGGCATTTTGCCCGGCCCGATCGAGCGTTTCAAGGATGCGCCGCGCATCCCGCACATGGGTTGGAACCGCCTGGAAACCACGAGCGATCATCCGTTTGTCGCGGGGCTGGCCGATGGCGAGTACGCATACTTCATGCACTCGTACCGGGCGGCGGTTGGGCCGGCGACGGCCGCGATCACCGAGCATGGCGAGCGCTTTTCGTCGGTGGTCGCGCAACGGAATGTGATGGGGACGCAGTTTCATCCCGAGAAGAGCCAATCGACCGGCGCGACGCTGTTGCGTAACTTTTTAGCAATTGTCCGAGGAGAATGACGACCATGATGGTGATACCCGCGATCGACCTGCAAGCCGGTAAATGCGTGCGAATGGAGCAGGGCGAGTTGGCCACCGCTACGGTCTATGACGAGGATCCCGTCGAACGCGCGAAGGCGTTCGTCAAAGCCGGGGCGCAGCGTTTGCACGTGATCGATCTCGACGGGGCGTTCGGCTCGGGCGAGAACACGCAGGCGATCGCGCGCATCTGTAAGGCGGTCGACGTGCCGGTGCAGACGGGCGGCGGCATTCGCACGCTCGACCACGCGAAGGCGCGTCTCGATGCGGGCGCCGCGGCCGTCATCATCGGCACGATTTTAGTGGAGCAGGAGCGCACCGCGCGGAACATCATCGCCGTGCTGGGCGACCGCGTGATCGCCGGCATCGACGCGCGCGGATCGTTCGTCGCGACGCGCGGCTGGAGCGAACGCACGCCCGTCGATCGCGATTCCCTGGTAAAACGGGTCGCGTTATGGGGCGTGACGCGCGTCATCTTCACCGAGATCGCGCGCGACGGTATGGGCGAAGGATACGATATCGACGCGCTGCGCGCGGTGGCGGCGGCCGCGGACGTGAAGATTACCGCGAGCGGCGGTGCGCGCAATCTGGCCGACCTGCAGCTCCTTGCCGCACAAGCGCCGGCTGCCGTCGATGCGTGCATCGTGGGCAGCGCGCTCTATAAGGGAACGATGGATCTCGCCGAGGCGATCGCGGCCGTTAGCCGGTAAGGTAGACGCGCGGGAGTTCGCTTGGTAAGCGTGCGACGATTTCATAGTTGATCGTTTCGGCCCAGTGCGCCCAATCGTCTGCGGAGACGTTCGCTTCGCCGTCGGTGCCGATCA
Above is a genomic segment from Candidatus Dormiibacterota bacterium containing:
- a CDS encoding citrate/2-methylcitrate synthase, with amino-acid sequence MSTTGLVVDRGLEGVVVGSTVLSNVEGTIGRLTYRGYDMDDLAPNVSFEEVVHLLLYGHLPTRDELDALKHELASRRALPEPLVAAMQSVPKTAWPMDVLRTIVSGLALFSPVNNKGEHVCDIHGAIELIAKMTTILASWDRIRRGLEPVEPRADLSHAANFLYMRTGKMPAQIEEAAVNTYLVLLADHSYNASTFAARVTASTRADLYASVTSALATLNGDLHGGAASASYNNLVAIGSPARAEAFVRDELAKGNRIMGMGHREYRVRDPRARHLEAIAQKLSNYRGDTNWYAIARSLEDASNKVLQEAKPDRKIYANVDFYTAPVLADLGLPGDEFTCLFACGRVAGWGAHALEQLHDNRLIRPQAAYTGPPPGPFIPIEQRSAALAGA
- the hisB gene encoding imidazoleglycerol-phosphate dehydratase HisB; translated protein: MPGGGRVGAVSRATSETTIELAIDLDGGAVEVASSVDFLDHMLAAFAKHSGCGLRVSATGDGMDNHHVIEDVGIALGKAIHQALGEKRGIERFGSVMVPLDEALIAASVDISGRPYLNFQVQFLREDLGALPTEMIGEFFRAVTDNAKITLHLVQMNGHVAHHVCEATFKAFARAFAQAKRVGSSADVPSTKGVIE
- the hisH gene encoding imidazole glycerol phosphate synthase subunit HisH — encoded protein: MRASEVVVIDYGGGNLGSLLAALEREGVDYTVSGDAAVVRAARATMFPGDGAFGATMAALHERGLDDAIRGSIEDERPFLGICVGMQILFERSLEFGTVDGLGILPGPIERFKDAPRIPHMGWNRLETTSDHPFVAGLADGEYAYFMHSYRAAVGPATAAITEHGERFSSVVAQRNVMGTQFHPEKSQSTGATLLRNFLAIVRGE
- the hisA gene encoding 1-(5-phosphoribosyl)-5-[(5-phosphoribosylamino)methylideneamino]imidazole-4-carboxamide isomerase — its product is MMVIPAIDLQAGKCVRMEQGELATATVYDEDPVERAKAFVKAGAQRLHVIDLDGAFGSGENTQAIARICKAVDVPVQTGGGIRTLDHAKARLDAGAAAVIIGTILVEQERTARNIIAVLGDRVIAGIDARGSFVATRGWSERTPVDRDSLVKRVALWGVTRVIFTEIARDGMGEGYDIDALRAVAAAADVKITASGGARNLADLQLLAAQAPAAVDACIVGSALYKGTMDLAEAIAAVSR